The Couchioplanes caeruleus sequence GCCCGCTGCCATCAGCTTTCACCCACTTCGCGTGTCACGATGCGGCACTTCATCGGGAGCTTGTGGATCGCGCGACGCATCGCTTCGCGCGCGACCGTCTCGTTCGGGAACGACATCTCGAAGAGAATGCGTCCCGGCTTGACGTTCGCCACCCACCACTCCGGCGAGCCCTTACCGGAACCCATGCGGGTCTCGGCGGGCTTCTTGGTCAGCGCCTGGTCCGGGAAGATCGAGATCCAGACCTTGCCGCCACGCTTGATGTGACGGGTCATGGCGATACGAGCCGACTCGATCTGACGGTTGGTCACGTACGCCGGCTCCAGGGCCTGGATACCGAACTCGCCGAAGACCACCCGGTTGCCGCCCTTGGACGCGCCGTGGCGGTCCGGGTGGTGCGGCTTGCGGAAGCCCTTCGGGGGCTTACGCGGCATCAGCATGTGTCAGCCCTCCTGCTGCGTTTCGGCCGCAGCCGGAGCAGCGGCGGTGTCGGTCGACTCGGCGGGCGCGGCGGCCTGCGCCTGCGCGGCGCGCCCCGCCTCGGTGCCACCCGCGGTCGTGCCGGACGAGCCGGAGCGGCCGCGGCGCGGACGCTCGGGCCGGTCGCCACGGTCGCGGCGCGGACGCGCGGGCGCCTCGGGGGCGACCTCGCGACCCGGAACGGCGTCGCCCTTGTAGATCCAGACCTTCACACCGATGCGGCCGAACGTCGTGCGGGCCTCGAAGAAGCCGTACTCGATGTTGGCGCGCAGCGTGTGCAGCGGGACGCGACCCTCACGGTAGAACTCCGTGCGGCTCATCTCCGCGCCGCCGAGGCGGCCGGAGACCTGCACCCGGATGCCCTTGCAGACCGGGTTCTTCATCGCGGACTGCATGGCCTTGCGCATCGCCCGGCGGAAGCTGACCCGGCTGGAGAGCTGCTCGGCGACGCCCTGCGCCACGAGCTGCGCGTCCGACTCCGGGCTCTTCACCTCGAGGATGTTGAGCTGGACCTGCTTGCCGGTGAGCTTCTCGAGCTCGCCGCGGATGCGGTCGGCCTCCGCGCCCTTGCGGCCGATGACGATGCCCGGCCGGGCGGTGTGGATGTCGACGCGGACCCGGTCACGGGTGCGCTCGATGTCCACCTTGGAGATGCCGGCACGCTCGAGGCCCTTGGACATCATCCGGCGGATCTTGACGTCCTCGCCGATGTAGTCCTTGTAGAGCTTGTCTGCGAACCAGCGGCTCTTCCAGTCGGTGGAGATGCCGAGCCGGAATCCGGTGGGGTGAACCTTCTGACCCATTACTCGGCACCTTCCGTGCTCTGGGACTCGGCCGGCTTGGCCTCGGCGGCCGGAGTGGCCGACTTGGCCGCAGTGGCCTTCTTCGCGGCGGGCTTGCGGCCCGGCGTGGTGGCCTGGACGGCCTCCACCGCGACGGTGATGTGACAGGTGCGCTTGCGGATCCGGTACGCCCGGCCCTGCGCCCGCGGCCGGAACCGCTTCAGCGTCGGGCCCTCGTCGACGAACGCCTCGCTGACCAGGAGCGCGTCCGGGTCGAGCCGTTCGTTGTTCTCGGCGTTCGCGATCGCGCTGGCGAGCACCTTGTAGACCTGCTCACTCGCAGCCTGCGGCGCGAACTGCAGGACCGTGAGAGCCTCCTTCGCGGGCAGACCGCGGACGAGGTTGATCACACGGCGCGCCTTGTTCGGCGAGATGCGCACGTGGCGCGCAACCGCCCGCGCGCCCGGAAGCGCCGGAGCGTCGCCCTTGACTGGCATCGCTGTAACCCCTTGTTCTTATCCGTGGACTGCTTAGCGACGACGGCTCTTGCGGTCGTCCTTCTCGTGACCCTTGAACGTGCGGGTCAGAGCGAACTCGCCGAGCTTGTGCCCGACCATGGCCTCGGTGATGAACACCGGGACGTGCTTGCGCCCGTCGTGCACGGCGATCGTGTGCCCGAGCATGTCGGGGATGATCGTCGAGCGCCGAGACCAGGTCTTGATGACGTTCTTCGAGTTCTTCTCGTTCTGGACTTCCACCTTCTTGAGCAGGTGGTCGTCGATGAACGGGCCCTTCTTGAGGCTGCGAGGCATCTCTTAACTCCCGTTACCCGCGCTTGCGGGTGGCGTAGCGGCGGCGAACGATCATGCGGTCGCTCTCCTGGCCCTTGCGGCGGGTACGGCCCTCCGGCTTACCAGCCGGGTTCACCGGGTGGCGACCACCGGAGGTCTTGCCCTCACCACCACCGTGCGGGTGGTCGATCGGGTTCATGGCGACACCACGGACGGTCGGGCGCTTGCCCTTCCACCGCATGCGGCCGGCCTTGCCCCAGTTGATGTTCGACTGGTCGGCGTTGCCGATCTCGCCGACGGTGGCGCGGCAGCGCACGTCGACGCGACGGATCTCGCCCGAGGGCATACGCAGCGTGGCGTACGCGCCCTCACGGCCGAGCAGCTGGATGCCGACGCCGGCCGAACGGGCCAGCTTGGCGCCACCGCCGGGACGAAGCTCCACGTTGTGGACCGTCGTACCGACCGGGATGTTGCGCAGGGGCAGGTTGTTGCCGGGCTTGATGTCCGAGCCCGGACCCGACTCCACCCGGTCGCCCTGCTTGAGGTCCTTCGGCGCGACGATGTAGCGCTTCTCGCCGTCCGCGTAGTGCAGCAGCGCGATGCGGGCGGTGCGGTTGGGGTCGTACTCGATGTGAGCGACCTTGGCCGGCACGCCGTCCTTGTCGTTGCGCTTGAAGTCGATCAGCCGGTACTGCCGCTTGTGGCCGCCGCCCTGGTGCCGCGTGGTGATGCGGCCGTGGACGTTGCGACCACCCTTCTTGGGCAGCGGGGCGAGCAGAGACTTCTCCGGCGTCGACCGGGTGATCTCGGCGAAGTCCGCCACGCTGGAGCCGCGACGGCCCGGCGTGGTCGGCTTGTACTTACGGATACCCATGATTCACAAACCCCTTAGCTGACCGGGCCGCCGAAGGCCTCGATACGGTCACCGTCAGCCAGCTTCACCATGGCGCGCTTGGTCGCCTTGCGCTGACCGAAGCCGGTGCGGGTGCGCTTGCGCTTGCCCTCGCGGTTCGCGGTGTTCACCGTCAGCACGCGGACGTCGAAGATCTGCTGGATCGCGATCTTGATCTGGGTCTTGTTCGCGTCCGGGTGGACGAGGAACGTGTACCAGTTCTGGTCGAGAACGCTGTAGCTCTTCTCGGAGACCACGGGCGCGATGATGACGTCGCGCGGGTCGGCGATCGTGCTCACTTGTTCCCCTCCTCGGAGGCCTCTGCCGGAACGCCGAGGAACTCCTCGAGCGCGTCCTTGGTGAAGACGACCTCGTCGGCGACCAGCACGTCGTACGTGTTGAGCTGGCCGGCCTCGATGAGGTGCACCGTCGGCTCGTTGCGCAGCGACATCCAGTTCAGTTCGTCCTGGCTGCTCAACACGACCAGGACCTTGACGGACTGGGTCGCCTTGCGCAGCGTCGCCACCGCGGCCTTCGTCGACGGCGTGGTGCCGGCGACGAACGCCTCGACCACGTGGACGCGGCCGTCGCGGGCCCGGTCGGAGAGGGCGCCCCGCAGAGCGGCGGCCTTCATCTTCTTCGGGGTCCGCTGGCTGTAGTCACGCGGCACGGGACCGTGCACGACGCCACCACCGGTGAACTGCGGGGCGCGGATCGAGCCCTGGCGGGCGCGACCGGTTCCCTTCTGCTTGTACGGCTTCTTGCCGCCACCGGCGACCTCGCCGCGGGTCTTCGCCTTGTGCGTACCCTGGCGGGCCGCCGCGAGCTGGGCGACGACGACCTGGTGCATCAGCGGGATGTTCGCCTGCACGTCGAAGATGTCGTCGGGCAGCTCGACCGAGCCGGCCTTAGTGCCCTCAGCGTTGATCACGTCAACCGAGCTCACTTGGCACCACCCTTCTTCTTCGCCGCCGTACGGACCAGGATCAGCGCACCCTTGGGGCCGGGAACGGCGCCCTTGACGAGCAGCAGGTTGTTCTCGGTGTCGACCGCCTGCACCGTGAGGTTCTGCACGGTGAAGCGCTTGCTGCCCATCCGGCCCGCCATCCGGGTGCCCTTGAAGACACGGCCGGGGGTGGCGCAGGCGCCGATCGAACCGGGCGAGCGGTGCTTGCGCTCGACACCGTGGCTGCCCTTGAGGCCGTGGAAGCCGTGCCGCTTCATGACACCGGCGTAGCCCTTGCCCTTGGTCTTACCGGTGACGTCGATCGGCGCACCGACCGTGAACGCCTCGACGGTGACCTCCTGGCCGAGCTCGTACTCACCCGCGTCGGTGGTGCGCAGCTCCACGATGTGGCGGCGCGGCGACACGTTCGCCTTGGCGAAGTGGCCACTCTCCGGCTTGTTCGCCTTGCGCGGGTCGATCTGGCCGTAGGCCAGCTGCACCGCGGAGTAGCCGTCAGTCTCGGGGGTGCGGACCTGGGTCACGACGCACGGGCCGGCCTGCACCACGGTTACCGGGACGACCTTGTTGTTGTCCCAGACCTGGGTCATGCCGAGCTTGGCGCCCAGGATGCCCTTCACTTGCCTGTCCATTGTCCGGATCCCTACAGCTTGATCTCGATGTCGACGCCAGCCGGCAGGTCGAGGCGCATGAGCGAGTCGACCGTCTTCGGAGTCGGGTCGATGATGTCGATCAGACGCTTGTGCGTGCGCATCTCGAAGTGCTCGCGCGAGTCCTTGTACTTGTGCGGCGAACGGATCACGCAGAAACGGTTGATCTCCGTGGGCAGCGGCACCGGGCCCGCGACCTGCGCCCCGGTCCGCGTCACCGTCTCGACGATCTTCCGTGCCGAGGAGTCGACGACCTCGTGGTCATAGGCCTTGAGCCGGATGCGGATCTTCTGTCCCGCCATGGTGGCTTCTGTTTCCTTCTCTCGATGCCGCTACGTGCGAAAGCGGTGGCCCTCGCATGCCCGCAGGACCGTTGATCCTGCGTTGTCCGACCCCCGCGGTCGGGCGTGTCGCGCTGTGGAACCAGGCTCCGCCCCAAAGATCTGGAGCGATCATGCCCGCGGAGCGGCTCCGTGGGGAGCAACCCCATCCGTCGGGATCGGGGCGACCGGCGGCGCTGACACACACCGGACACCGGGCGAGGGTGGTTGGCTGCCAAACTGCAAAGGCCGCCAACCACCCTGCGCGGACGCAACCTGACTAGTATGCCGTATCGATCGCGGCAAAGCTAATCGGGGTCACCGTTGGGGGTCGCCCACGGCCCGCTCCGAGTCGCACGTCACAGCGCGCGGGAGCCGGCGTGGGCAATCCTCAATCAGACGTTGATCTTCGTGACCGTTCCGGCGCCGACGGTGCGGCCACCCTCGCGGATCGCGAACTTCAGACCCTGCTCCATGGCGATCGGCTGGATCAGCTTGACCGACATGGAGGTGGAGTCGCCCGGCATGACCATCTCGGTGCCCTCGGGCAGCGTGACGACGCCGGTGACGTCCGTGGTACGGAAGTAGAACTGCGGACGGTAGTTCTGGAAGAACGGCGTGTGACGGCCGCCCTCTTCCTTCGAGAGGATGTAGACCTGGCCCTCGAACTCCGTGTGCGGAGTCGTGGTGCCCGGCTTCACAACGACCATGCCGCGCTCGACGTCCTCGCGCTTGATACCGCGCAGCAGGAGGCCGACGTTCTCGCCCGCGCGGGCCTCGTCGAGCAGCTTGCGGAACATCTCGATGCCGGTGCAAACGGTCTTGGTCGACTTCTCGCGGATACCCACGATCTCGACCTCCTCGTTCGGCTTGAGGATGCCGCGCTCGGCCCGGCCGGTGACGACCGTACCGCGACCGGTGATCGTGAAGACGTCCTCGATCGGCATGAGGAACGGCTTCTCGGTCTCACGCTCGGGCTGCGGGATCGCGGTGTCGACCGCGTTCATCAGCTCCATGAGCTTGCCGGTCCACTCCGGGTCGCCCTCGAGCGCCTTGAGCGCCGAGACGCGCACGACCGGAAGGTCGTCGCCCGGGAACTCGTAGGTGCTCAGCAGCTCGCGGACCTCGAGCTCGACGAGCTCCAGGAGCTCCTCGTCCTCGACCATGTCGCTCTTGTTCAGGGCGACGACGATGTACGGAACGCCGACCTGGCGGGCCAGGAGCACGTGCTCCTTGGTCTGCGGCATCGGGCCGTCGGTCGCGGCGACCACCAGGATCGCGCCGTCCATCTGCGCGGCACCGGTGATCATGTTCTTGATGTAGTCGGCGTGGCCGGGGCAGTCCACGTGCGCGTAGTGGCGCGCCGCGGTCTGGTACTCGACGTGTGCGATCGAGATCGTGATGCCGCGGGCCTTCTCCTCCGGCGCCTTGTCGATCTCGTCGAACGGGGTGTACGGGTTCAGGTCCGGGTACTCGTCGTGCAGGACCTTCGTGATGGCCGCAGTCAGCGTCGTCTTACCGTGGTCGATGTGACCAATGGTGCCGATGTTGACGTGCGGCTTAGTCCGCTCGAACTTCGCCTTCGCCACTGGTGTCCTCCTGTGGACTGGGGTTTCTTCTCTCGCCCGGCACGCCGATAAGGCGATTGGGACTCTGTCGACTGCTCGTGCACGTGCGTTCCTCGACGGACCGCACGCGCCTCAACGCGTCAGGCGCCGGTGGCCTTAGCGATGATCTCCTTCGCCACGCCTTGCGGGACCTCGGCGTAGGAGTCGAACTGCATGCTGTAGCTAGCCCGGCCGGCAGTCTTCGACCGCAGGTCGCCGACGTAGCCGAACATCTCGGAGAGCGGCACGAGGGCCTTGACGACGCGGGCGCCGTGACGCTCCTCCATCGACTGGATCATGCCACGGCGGGAGTTGAGGTCGCCGATAACGTCGCCCATGTTGTCCTCGGGCGTGGTGACCTCGACGGACATCATCGGCTCCAGCAGCGCGGGATCGGCCTTGCGGGCCGCTTCCTTCATCGCCATGGAGCCGGCGATCTTGAACGCCATCTCGGACGAGTCGACCTCGTGGTACTGACCGTCGACCAGCGTGAACTTGACGCCGACCAGCGGGTAGCCGGCAAGGACGCCGTACTGCAGGGAGTCCTGCGCGCCCGCGTCCACCGAGGGGATGAACTCCTTGGGGACACGACCGCCGGTCACCGCGTTCACGAACTCGTACGTGGGACCGTCCGCGCCGAGCGACAGCGGCTCGACGGTGACGACGACCTTCGCGTACTGGCCCGAACCACCGGTCTGCTTCTTGTGCACGTACGAGAGCTTCTCCACGGTGCCGCGGATGGTCTCACGGTACGCCACCTGCGGCTTGCCGATGTTGGCCTCGACGTTGAACTCGCGGCGCATGCGGTCCACCAGGATGTCCAGGTGAAGCTCGCCCATGCCGGCGATGATCGTCTGGCCGGTCTCCTCGTCGTTGAAGACGCGGAAGGTCGGGTCCTCCTCGGCCAGACGCTGGATCGCGGTGCCCAGCTTCTCCTGGTCCGACTTGGTCTTCGGCTCGATGGCGACCTGGATGACCGGCTCCGGGAAGGTCATCGACTCGAGGATGACCGCGTTGGCCGGGTCGCTCAGCGTGTCACCGGTGGTGGTCTGCTTCAGACCCTGGACGGCGATGATGTCGCCGGCCTGCGCGGTGGCGCGCTCCTCACGCTTGTTCGCGTGCATCTGGTAGATCTTGCCGATCCGCTCCTTGCGGTCCTTGGTGGAGTTGACCACCTGAGAACCGGACTCGAGCGTGCCGGAGTAGACCCGGACGTACGTGAGCTTGCCGAGGTGCTTGTCGGTCTGGATCTTGAACGCCAGGGCCGAGAAGGGCTCGTCGTTGGAGGGCTTGCGCAGCATCGGGGTCTCACCGTCGGTCGCGGTGCCCTCGATGGCCGGGATGTCGAGCGGCGACGGCAGGAACTCCACCACGGCGTCCAGCATGGGCTGCACGCCCTTGTTCTTGAACGCCGAGCCGCACAGCACCGGGTTGGCCTTGCTGGCGATCGTGGCGCGCCGGATGGCGGCCTTGATCTCGTCCTCGGACAGCTCCTCGCCCTCGAGGTACTTCTCCATGACCGCGTCGTCGACGTCGGCCAGGGTCTCGATGAGCTTGTCGCGCCACTCGCTGGCGGAGTCGGCGAGGTCGGCCGGGATCTCCTCGACCGCGTAGTCCTCACCCTTCTGGGTCTCGCCACGCCAGGTGAGGGCCCGCATGCCGATCAGGTCGACGACACCGATGTGGTCGCCCTCGAGCCCGATCGGGATCTGGAGGACCAGCGGGGTGGCGTTGAGCCGGTCGATCATCATCTGAACGCAGCGGAAGAAGTCCGCGCCGGTCCGGTCGAGCTTGTTGACGAAGCACATACGGGGCACGTTGTACTTGTCCGCCTGCCGCCAGACGTTCTCCGTCTGCGGCTCCACGCCGGCGACACCGTCGTAGACCGCGACCGCACCGTCGAGCACACGCAGCGACCGCTCGACCTCGACCGTGAAGTCCACGTGGCCGGGAGTGTCGATGATCTGGATCGTGTGGCCCTTCCACTCGCACTTGGTGGCGGCGGAAGTGATGGTGATACCGCGTTCCTGTTCCTGCTCCATCCAGTCCATGACGGCCGCGCCCTCGTGGACTTCACCGATCTTGTACGTGATGCCGGTGTAGAACAGGATGCGCTCGGTCGTCGTGGTCTTACCAGCGTCGATGTGCGCCATGATGCCGATGTTGCGTACCTTGGCGAGCGCGTCTGCGGCAGCCACTGCAATCCCTACTCTTCGTCGTCGTGTCGACCGTGTTCCGCGGGATGTCGCGGAGGGCCGGTGGGACCGGCGTCCCGGCCCGGCACATGCCGGGCCGGCAACGGGGGTCTTACCAGCGGTAGTGCGCGAAGGCCTTGTTGGACTCCGCCATCTTGTGGGTGTCCTCGCGCCGCTTGACGGCGGCACCGAGGCCATTGCTGGCGTCGAGCAGCTCGTTCTGCAGCCGCTCGATCATGGTCTTCTCGCGGCGGGCCTTGGAGTACTGGACCAGCCAGCGCAGACCGAGGGTGGTCTGCCGCGGGGTACGGACCTCGACCGGCACCTGGTAGGTCGCGCCACCGACGCGGCGGCTGCGGACCTCGAGGGTCGGCTTGACGTTGTCCATGGCGCGCTTGAGCGTGACCACGGGGTCGGTGCCGTTCTTCTCGCGGCAGCCCTCGAGGGCGCCGTACACGATCCGCTCGGCGAGCTGACGCTTGCCGCCGACCAGGATCTTGTTCACCAACTGGGTGACCAGCGGCGAGTTGTAAACCGGGTCCGGAACCACCGGGTGACGCGGAGCGGGGCCCTTACGCGGCATGTCAGCTCTTCTCCTTCTTCGCGCCGTAACGGCTGCGGGCCTGCTTGCGGTTGCGGACACCCTGGGTGTCCAGCGAACCACGGACGATCTTGTAGCGGACGCCCGGGAGGTCCTTCACACGACCGCCACGCACGAGCACGATCGAGTGCTCCTGCAGGTTGTGGCCGACGCCCGGGATGTACGCCGTCACCTCGATCTGGCTGCTGAGCTTCACACGAGCGACCTTGCGCAGCGCAGAGTTCGGCTTCTTGGGGGTGGTGGTGTACACGCGCGTGCACACGCCGCGCCGCTGAGGACTTCCCTTCAGCGCCGGCGTCTTGGTCTTGCTCGTCTTCGCCTGGCGGCCCTTACGGACCAGCTGCTGGATCGTGGGCACCGGGTTTCTCCGCTCCCTTCGGCCGCCGTTCTCTAGCGGCCGCACCGTCTCGTTATGCCTTGTGTGCAGGCCGCCCCAGTCGGGACTCCCACACCCGCGGTCGGGCGTGTCGCCCAGCTCACGGTTTCCCGGCGCGTCCGTTCGAACACGCGGCGGGTTGTCTGAGTCGGGCCCGTCAAGCCCGGCTTTGCTGCTGCCCTGATCTTG is a genomic window containing:
- the rplP gene encoding 50S ribosomal protein L16, with translation MLMPRKPPKGFRKPHHPDRHGASKGGNRVVFGEFGIQALEPAYVTNRQIESARIAMTRHIKRGGKVWISIFPDQALTKKPAETRMGSGKGSPEWWVANVKPGRILFEMSFPNETVAREAMRRAIHKLPMKCRIVTREVGES
- the rpsC gene encoding 30S ribosomal protein S3, giving the protein MGQKVHPTGFRLGISTDWKSRWFADKLYKDYIGEDVKIRRMMSKGLERAGISKVDIERTRDRVRVDIHTARPGIVIGRKGAEADRIRGELEKLTGKQVQLNILEVKSPESDAQLVAQGVAEQLSSRVSFRRAMRKAMQSAMKNPVCKGIRVQVSGRLGGAEMSRTEFYREGRVPLHTLRANIEYGFFEARTTFGRIGVKVWIYKGDAVPGREVAPEAPARPRRDRGDRPERPRRGRSGSSGTTAGGTEAGRAAQAQAAAPAESTDTAAAPAAAETQQEG
- the rplV gene encoding 50S ribosomal protein L22 — its product is MPVKGDAPALPGARAVARHVRISPNKARRVINLVRGLPAKEALTVLQFAPQAASEQVYKVLASAIANAENNERLDPDALLVSEAFVDEGPTLKRFRPRAQGRAYRIRKRTCHITVAVEAVQATTPGRKPAAKKATAAKSATPAAEAKPAESQSTEGAE
- the rpsS gene encoding 30S ribosomal protein S19, giving the protein MPRSLKKGPFIDDHLLKKVEVQNEKNSKNVIKTWSRRSTIIPDMLGHTIAVHDGRKHVPVFITEAMVGHKLGEFALTRTFKGHEKDDRKSRRR
- the rplB gene encoding 50S ribosomal protein L2 codes for the protein MGIRKYKPTTPGRRGSSVADFAEITRSTPEKSLLAPLPKKGGRNVHGRITTRHQGGGHKRQYRLIDFKRNDKDGVPAKVAHIEYDPNRTARIALLHYADGEKRYIVAPKDLKQGDRVESGPGSDIKPGNNLPLRNIPVGTTVHNVELRPGGGAKLARSAGVGIQLLGREGAYATLRMPSGEIRRVDVRCRATVGEIGNADQSNINWGKAGRMRWKGKRPTVRGVAMNPIDHPHGGGEGKTSGGRHPVNPAGKPEGRTRRKGQESDRMIVRRRYATRKRG
- the rplW gene encoding 50S ribosomal protein L23, which gives rise to MSTIADPRDVIIAPVVSEKSYSVLDQNWYTFLVHPDANKTQIKIAIQQIFDVRVLTVNTANREGKRKRTRTGFGQRKATKRAMVKLADGDRIEAFGGPVS
- the rplD gene encoding 50S ribosomal protein L4 translates to MSSVDVINAEGTKAGSVELPDDIFDVQANIPLMHQVVVAQLAAARQGTHKAKTRGEVAGGGKKPYKQKGTGRARQGSIRAPQFTGGGVVHGPVPRDYSQRTPKKMKAAALRGALSDRARDGRVHVVEAFVAGTTPSTKAAVATLRKATQSVKVLVVLSSQDELNWMSLRNEPTVHLIEAGQLNTYDVLVADEVVFTKDALEEFLGVPAEASEEGNK
- the rplC gene encoding 50S ribosomal protein L3, which encodes MDRQVKGILGAKLGMTQVWDNNKVVPVTVVQAGPCVVTQVRTPETDGYSAVQLAYGQIDPRKANKPESGHFAKANVSPRRHIVELRTTDAGEYELGQEVTVEAFTVGAPIDVTGKTKGKGYAGVMKRHGFHGLKGSHGVERKHRSPGSIGACATPGRVFKGTRMAGRMGSKRFTVQNLTVQAVDTENNLLLVKGAVPGPKGALILVRTAAKKKGGAK
- the rpsJ gene encoding 30S ribosomal protein S10, giving the protein MAGQKIRIRLKAYDHEVVDSSARKIVETVTRTGAQVAGPVPLPTEINRFCVIRSPHKYKDSREHFEMRTHKRLIDIIDPTPKTVDSLMRLDLPAGVDIEIKL
- the tuf gene encoding elongation factor Tu, translated to MAKAKFERTKPHVNIGTIGHIDHGKTTLTAAITKVLHDEYPDLNPYTPFDEIDKAPEEKARGITISIAHVEYQTAARHYAHVDCPGHADYIKNMITGAAQMDGAILVVAATDGPMPQTKEHVLLARQVGVPYIVVALNKSDMVEDEELLELVELEVRELLSTYEFPGDDLPVVRVSALKALEGDPEWTGKLMELMNAVDTAIPQPERETEKPFLMPIEDVFTITGRGTVVTGRAERGILKPNEEVEIVGIREKSTKTVCTGIEMFRKLLDEARAGENVGLLLRGIKREDVERGMVVVKPGTTTPHTEFEGQVYILSKEEGGRHTPFFQNYRPQFYFRTTDVTGVVTLPEGTEMVMPGDSTSMSVKLIQPIAMEQGLKFAIREGGRTVGAGTVTKINV
- the fusA gene encoding elongation factor G encodes the protein MAAADALAKVRNIGIMAHIDAGKTTTTERILFYTGITYKIGEVHEGAAVMDWMEQEQERGITITSAATKCEWKGHTIQIIDTPGHVDFTVEVERSLRVLDGAVAVYDGVAGVEPQTENVWRQADKYNVPRMCFVNKLDRTGADFFRCVQMMIDRLNATPLVLQIPIGLEGDHIGVVDLIGMRALTWRGETQKGEDYAVEEIPADLADSASEWRDKLIETLADVDDAVMEKYLEGEELSEDEIKAAIRRATIASKANPVLCGSAFKNKGVQPMLDAVVEFLPSPLDIPAIEGTATDGETPMLRKPSNDEPFSALAFKIQTDKHLGKLTYVRVYSGTLESGSQVVNSTKDRKERIGKIYQMHANKREERATAQAGDIIAVQGLKQTTTGDTLSDPANAVILESMTFPEPVIQVAIEPKTKSDQEKLGTAIQRLAEEDPTFRVFNDEETGQTIIAGMGELHLDILVDRMRREFNVEANIGKPQVAYRETIRGTVEKLSYVHKKQTGGSGQYAKVVVTVEPLSLGADGPTYEFVNAVTGGRVPKEFIPSVDAGAQDSLQYGVLAGYPLVGVKFTLVDGQYHEVDSSEMAFKIAGSMAMKEAARKADPALLEPMMSVEVTTPEDNMGDVIGDLNSRRGMIQSMEERHGARVVKALVPLSEMFGYVGDLRSKTAGRASYSMQFDSYAEVPQGVAKEIIAKATGA
- the rpsG gene encoding 30S ribosomal protein S7: MPRKGPAPRHPVVPDPVYNSPLVTQLVNKILVGGKRQLAERIVYGALEGCREKNGTDPVVTLKRAMDNVKPTLEVRSRRVGGATYQVPVEVRTPRQTTLGLRWLVQYSKARREKTMIERLQNELLDASNGLGAAVKRREDTHKMAESNKAFAHYRW
- the rpsL gene encoding 30S ribosomal protein S12 produces the protein MPTIQQLVRKGRQAKTSKTKTPALKGSPQRRGVCTRVYTTTPKKPNSALRKVARVKLSSQIEVTAYIPGVGHNLQEHSIVLVRGGRVKDLPGVRYKIVRGSLDTQGVRNRKQARSRYGAKKEKS